The nucleotide window GTGATAATAGCCGCCCTGGTCGTAGTTGACCTGCTCTTTACGGATGAACCCGGCCTTCAGCAGGCGCTGAATCGATCGATACGCCGTCGATCGCTCGCGATCGACCTGGTCAGCGACCTCGTCGACGGTCAACGGGTCGTCGCTCGCAGTCAGTTCACCGAACACCTCTTGATCGAGATCCTTGAGACCGTAGACACACTCCAGGAGCCCTTCACAGGCGATCTCTTGAGAGAGCTGTTCGGACATCGACGCTGGCATGTCCGCACGTACGCCGAGAGCGCTCAAAAGCCTTGTGAGAACTGCACACGATTCAGCGCCCCGCCGGACGGGCCAGGCCCGCCGGCGCTCTGTCGGTCGACTGTCGAACGGACGTTCTCTCACGGGAACCAATTGGTGGTCCCGGGCGTGTCCTCCGGCGAGACAGCTTCGACGGGTCGGCATCGGACCGTCTGGGAGATTCAGCGGTATTGTATAGAGCATTCAAAACTGTTAAGGTGGACCCGATACAACCAGTGGGTGTAATGAGTGACAGCGACGACATCGAGAGCATCCGAGAGCAAAAGAAAGCACAGATGATGGGGGACGGCGGTGCGTCCGCAAACGCGGCCGAATCGGCAGGAGCGCCCGCCGACCCCATCCACGTCGAGGGGGCCGACCACCTCGGGGAGATCGTTCAGGAGTACGACGTGGTCTTCGCGGACTTCTACGCTGACTGGTGTGGACCGTGCAAGATGCTCGAACCGATCGCTGAGGACATCGCGGCGGAGACCGACGCCGCGGTCGCCAAGGTCGACGTCGACGCCCACCAGCAACTCGCTGCGCAGTACCGCGTCCAGGGCGTCCCGACGGTCGTGATCTTCGGGCAGGGCGAGGTTGCCGAACAGCTCACTGGCGTCCGTGACAAGACCCAGTATCTCGATCTGATCGAGCGGGTTGGGGCCTGAGCGCAGTACAGGTTCACCGACGGCGTTCGATTCTGTAGCGAACGAACACGACTGCGTTCGGAGACGATGGTTTTCTGCGGCACCCTCCGTCTCAGATCGCGAGGTACTCCGCAGTCGCCTCGGCGTCGGCGAGCGTCTCGCCGTCGAGTTCGGCCCCGATGACGCCTCGTTCCATGGCGTAACACCGGTCGGCCATCGCGCGGATCACTTCGAGGTTCTGCTCGACGAACAGGATCGTCGTGTCCAGGTCGGCGTTGATCGCCCGCATGTCCTGGTGGATCTGTTCGACGATCGACGGCTGGATCCCCTCCGAGGGTTCGTCGAGCACGAGCAGGTCGGGATCGCCCACCAACGCTCGCCCGATCGCGAGCATCTGCTGTTGCCCGCCGGAGAGCGAACCGGCCCGCTGGTCGGCCCGCTCTTCGAGAATCGGGAAGTACTCGTAGATCCGATCGAGTGGGGGGTCGTCGTCACCGAGCACCGACCTGGGATCGGCGAGGACGCCTCGAACCCGCTCGATCGGGCCGGCGGTCCCCGTGTTGACCGTCCCGCCCATGCGGAGGTTCTGCTCGACGGTCAGATCCGGGAAGACGTCCCGCCCCTGTGGGATGTACCCCATCCCCATGCGCGCCCGGACGTCGGCGGGCGCGTGGGTCACGTCGTCGCCGTCGAAGGTGATCGTCCCCGTCGTCGGGTCGAGAAGACCCATCACGGTCTTGACGAGCGTGGTCTTGCCGACGCCGTTTTTGCCCATGACGCCGACGATTTCGCCCCGCTCGACGGTCACGGAGACGTCTCGCAACACGGGCGTGTGGTGATAGCCCGCCGTCAGGCCCTCGATCTCAAGCATCGCTCTCACCACCCAGATAGATCCGGCGGACCTCCGGATCGTCACGGATCTCCTCGATCGGGCCCTCCCGGAAGATCTGGCCCTGGTGGAGGACGGTCACCTCGTCAGCGATCTTTGCGACGAAGTCGGTGTCGTGTTCGATGACGACGAACGCGATCCCGCGCTCGGTGTTGAGCGTCTGAATCCGGTCTGCGATCTCGTCGCGTTCCTCCATCGACAGTCCCGCGACGGGTTCGTCGAGCAAGAGCAGATCGGGATCGAGGGAGGCGGCCATGCCGATTTCGAGTTGCTGTTGTTGCCCGTGAGCCAGATCGCCCACGAGGTCGTCGGCCCGATCCGCGAGTCCGACGATGTCGAGCGTCTCCTCGATTCTCGCCTCGCGGTCGGCACCGCTGAGGAACCGCTGGATCGGGAGCCGGACGTTCTCGCGGACCGACAACTCCTCGTAGACGCTGGGGACCTGGAACTTGATCGAGATGCCCCGTCGGATGCGCTCGTGGGGTTCGAGGTCGGTGATCTCCTGGCCGTCGTAGAAGATCCGCCCCGAGGTCGCGTCGTGGGTGCCCGTGATGAGTTTCATCAGCGTGGACTTGCCCGCGCCGTTCGGCCCGATCAGACAGTGCATCTCGCCGGCCTCGACCGCGAAGTCTACGGTCTCGACCGCGTGGAACCCGCCGAAGCTCTTGAGGAGGGCGTCGGTCTGGAGCAGCGTGTCGGTCCCACTGCCGGTGAGGATCTGAGCCTCGCTCTGTCTGGCGTCGGGGTACTTGCTGCCGGCCTTGACACTCTCTTGAGCGTCGTCAGTACTCATCGGTCGGTCACCTCCCCGTCACCGTCGGCGCGCAGCGGCGTCGACCCCAGCTTGTCGCGCACTAGCTGTGGCATCCGGCGAACCGTCGAGGGCAGTCGTCGAATGCGGCCGGGGAGCGAGCGGACGCCGGCGACGATCCGCGGCCACCCGTCGGCCACCCGTGGCACGACCCCGTCGGGGAAAAACAGGATCGTGACGACGAGCAGCGTACCGATCGCGATCAGCGCGAAATCCGGGAGATTGATGCTCAGCCACCGATTGCCCCACGCGACCGCGAGCGTCCCGACCGTCGCGCCGATCAGACTCTTCCGGCCGCCGACGCTGACCCAGACCACGGGAAGGGCCGCAAAGGACAGCGAGAACACGTCGGGGCTAACGTAACTGCCCCATGCGGTGTTGAGGACGCCGCCCAGCCCCGCGAGCGCGCCGCCCAGCGTGAACACGAGCAGTTTGACCCGGCGAACGTCGTAGCCGAACATCCGGGTGCGATCCTCGTCTTCGCGGACGGCGACCGCGACACGGCCGAAATCCGAATTGACCAGCCAGCGCAACCCGAGGAAGGTCACCACGAACAGCGCGAGTACGAACCAGTAATATCGTGCGTTCGTGATCGCGACCGCGACCGGGCCCGCGCCGAGTTCGAACGCCGGGATGTCGGGCATGCCGTTGAACCCACCGAGGGCGGCCGATCCGATCGTCCACTCGTCGCCCGCCGTCTGGGCCATGAACGTATGCAGCACGAGCGAGGTCACCAGCGTGATGATCGTGACGTAGACCTCGGTCACGCCGCCGTAGAACATGAAATAGCCCAATAGTGCCGCCAGCAGCGCGCCGATGGCGACGCTGGCGACGACGCCGACCGTGATGCCCAGCGGCGACGCGAAATTGATCGTGATGACGCCGAACGCGTAGCCCGCCGCCCCGAAGAAGGCGACCTGGCCGAAACTCAGGATGCCACCGTACCCCCAGACGAGCGCGAGACTCACGCCGAGGAACGCGTAGGCGATGAACTGGGCGTCCTGGTAGGCGGGATACTGGCCCGCGAACAGGGGGTAGGCGAC belongs to Halococcoides cellulosivorans and includes:
- a CDS encoding helix-turn-helix domain-containing protein, with the translated sequence MPASMSEQLSQEIACEGLLECVYGLKDLDQEVFGELTASDDPLTVDEVADQVDRERSTAYRSIQRLLKAGFIRKEQVNYDQGGYYHVYRPTDPDQVADEMQRTLNDWYAKMGQLIVEFREKYGEP
- a CDS encoding thioredoxin family protein translates to MSDSDDIESIREQKKAQMMGDGGASANAAESAGAPADPIHVEGADHLGEIVQEYDVVFADFYADWCGPCKMLEPIAEDIAAETDAAVAKVDVDAHQQLAAQYRVQGVPTVVIFGQGEVAEQLTGVRDKTQYLDLIERVGA
- a CDS encoding ABC transporter ATP-binding protein, coding for MLEIEGLTAGYHHTPVLRDVSVTVERGEIVGVMGKNGVGKTTLVKTVMGLLDPTTGTITFDGDDVTHAPADVRARMGMGYIPQGRDVFPDLTVEQNLRMGGTVNTGTAGPIERVRGVLADPRSVLGDDDPPLDRIYEYFPILEERADQRAGSLSGGQQQMLAIGRALVGDPDLLVLDEPSEGIQPSIVEQIHQDMRAINADLDTTILFVEQNLEVIRAMADRCYAMERGVIGAELDGETLADAEATAEYLAI
- a CDS encoding ABC transporter ATP-binding protein, whose translation is MSTDDAQESVKAGSKYPDARQSEAQILTGSGTDTLLQTDALLKSFGGFHAVETVDFAVEAGEMHCLIGPNGAGKSTLMKLITGTHDATSGRIFYDGQEITDLEPHERIRRGISIKFQVPSVYEELSVRENVRLPIQRFLSGADREARIEETLDIVGLADRADDLVGDLAHGQQQQLEIGMAASLDPDLLLLDEPVAGLSMEERDEIADRIQTLNTERGIAFVVIEHDTDFVAKIADEVTVLHQGQIFREGPIEEIRDDPEVRRIYLGGESDA
- a CDS encoding ABC transporter permease subunit, encoding MDPVRSALDPLRRPFIGPNTVGASWSFWAGFVALVVLAVAYPLFAGQYPAYQDAQFIAYAFLGVSLALVWGYGGILSFGQVAFFGAAGYAFGVITINFASPLGITVGVVASVAIGALLAALLGYFMFYGGVTEVYVTIITLVTSLVLHTFMAQTAGDEWTIGSAALGGFNGMPDIPAFELGAGPVAVAITNARYYWFVLALFVVTFLGLRWLVNSDFGRVAVAVREDEDRTRMFGYDVRRVKLLVFTLGGALAGLGGVLNTAWGSYVSPDVFSLSFAALPVVWVSVGGRKSLIGATVGTLAVAWGNRWLSINLPDFALIAIGTLLVVTILFFPDGVVPRVADGWPRIVAGVRSLPGRIRRLPSTVRRMPQLVRDKLGSTPLRADGDGEVTDR